aacCCTTGCCTAAACGCCCCTATAGAATTTGTAAACTGAAATAGACAAATATTCAATTAGAAAAGTTTTGGACCCGAAAAGTATGTTATTTTGCAAACCATGAACGGCTTCTACGAGCAAGCGCAGGCACGGCTGACACCGCCTGTCAGAAAGTTTGatggaaagaaaatataacacGAACAACAGCGtgatttgttttaattttctttccaATAAAATTCTTGATAATTACTTTGGATAAAAGCGAGACTTGGTGTATCAACAAGACAATTCCCTGGGCTAAAGAattccccacccccccccccccccccccccccccctgggtacgggcatGTGTCGTTATGCCTAAGCCAAATAGtgcaaaagaaattaaaaacacAGTACTACAGTTTTACTACAGTAAAACTACAGTACAGTTCAGAAGTATGTCATCCGCATCTCAGTGCGCAGGTCACTAAACAATGCGTCCCTCCACGCTTCGCCTCGAAGGACTGGCACTAGCCTTAATCGTGCTGGGTTCTCTAACGCGTGAGACCGCTGGCCGTAAGAAAAAGTTCGACGTCCGCCGCGATGATACGGGAACTTGCAAGTATGAAGGCTACAAACCTGGTGGAGGCATTCCAAACATTAAACCAATCCAGTCGCCCGTATGCCAAGGTAAAAAGATACTTCCAATAACACTATCCGAAAATAGTATCAGCGAAAAATTTCGCGATAACAATCACTTGTAGTTGACTGGTTTTTAAAAGCAAAGTCATGTGATAGATATGGTATTTTGTAAGCTTATTTCTCAACATCTAGCTGCATGAAGTTTCAGAGTGTCCTAATTAGAGGCGGATAAGGTTTTagcgaagggggggggggatgtgaGATATGAAGGGGACACAAGTATTCCCCATcctaccacccctcccctcccacccctcctctcccaacccctccactcccacccctccactcccacccctccactcccacccctcaactcccacccctccactcccacccctccactcccacccctcaactcccacccctccactcccacccctccacttCCACCCCTTcactcccaccacccctccactcccacccctccactcccacccctccactcccacccctccactcccaccacccctcatctacatctacatttaTTAAGTCGGTAAAAAGCTTGCGATATCACACCAACCTACCAACCTCTactcccacccctccactcccacccctccactcccaccatcCCTACACTCCCACcatccctccactcccaccacccctccactcccacccctccactcccaccacctctcccctcccaccacccctccactcccacctctcaactcccaccacccctccactcccatccctccactcccaccatccctccactcccagcacccctccactcccaccccttcactcccaccacccctccactcTCACCATCCCTCCACtccaaccacccctcccctcccaccacccctccactcccacccctccactaacaccacccctccactcccacccctccactctctccacccctccactcttatccctccactcccaccacccctcccctcccaccacccctccactcccacccctccactcccaccacccccccactcccacccctccactcccaccacccctccactcccaccacccctccactccaacccctccactcccaccacccctcccctcccaccacccctcccaccacccctccactcccacccctccactcccatccctccactcccacccctccactcccacccctccactcccacccctccactcccaccatccctccactcccaccacccctcccctcccaccacccctccactcccaccacccctccactcccacccctccactcccaccacccctcccctcccctcccatcacccctccactcccacccctccactcccaccacccctccactcccacccctccaatcccaaccctccactcccaccatccctccactcccaccatccctccactcccaccatccctccactcccaccacccctccactcccacccctccactcccaccatcCCTCCACTCCAACCACCTctccactcccaccacccctccactcccaccatccctccactcccaccacctctccactcccaccacccctccactcccatccctccactcccacccctccactcccaccacccctccactcccacccctccactcccaccacccctcccctcccaccacccctccactcccaccacccctGCACTCCCACCtctccactcccacccctccactcccacccctccactcccaccatccctccactcccaccacccctccactcccacccctccactcccaccacccctccactcccaccacccctccactcccaccatccctccactcccaccacccctccactcccacccctccactcccactcctccactcccaccatccctccactcccaccatcCCTCCACTCcaaccacccctccactcccacccctccactccaacccctccactcccaccacccctccactcccaccacccctccactcccatccctccactcccacccctccactcccacccctccactcccacccctccactcccaccatccctccactcccaccacccctccactcccaccacccctccactcccaccacccctccactcccaccacccctccactcccaccacccctccattccgacccctccactcccaccacccctccactcccaccaccccttcactcccaccacccctccactcccacccctccactcccacccctgCACTCtcaccacccctccactcccacccctccactcccaccacccctccactcccaccatccctccactcccaccacccctcaactctcacccctcccctcccaccactcctccactcccacccctccactcccaccacccctcccctcccaccacccctccactcccaccacccctccactcccaccctccactcccaccacccctcccatcacccctccactcccacccctccactcccaccacccctcaactctcacccctcccctcccaccactcctccactcccatccctccactcccaccacccctcccctcccaccacccctccactcccaccacccctccactcccacctcTCCACTCCcatccctccactcccacccctccactcccacccctccactcccacccctccactcccacccctccactcccacccctccactcccaccatccctccactcccaccacccctccactcccaccacccctccactcccaccacccctccactcccaccacccctccactccaaccacccctccactcccaccacccatccactcccacccctccactgCCActcctccactcccaccatccctccactcccaccatcCCTCCACTCcaaccacccctccactcccacccctccactccaacccctccactcccaccacccctccactcccaccatccctccactcccaccacccctccactctcacccctccactcccaccatccctccactcccaccacccctccactcccacccctccactcccaccatccctccactcccaccacccctccactcccacccctccactcccaccacccctccactcccaccatccctccactcccaccacccctcaactctcacccctcccctcccaccactcctccactcccacccctccactcccaccacccctcccctcccaccacccctccactcccaccacccctccactcccaccctccactcccaccacccctcccatcacccctccactcccacccctccactcccaccacccctcaactctcacccctcccctcccaccactcctccactcccatccctccactcccaccacccctcccctcccaccacccctccactcccaccacccctccactcccacctcTCCACTCCcatccctccactcccacccctccactcccacccctccactcccacccctccactcccacccctccactcccacccctccactcccaccatccctccactcccaccacccctccactcccaccacccctccactcccaccacccctccactcccaccacccctccactcccaccacccctccactcccaccacccctccactcccaccacccctccactcccaccacccctccactcccaccacccctccactcccaccatccctccactcccaccacccctccactcccacccctccactcccaccatccctccactcccaccacccctccactcccatcCCTCTACACCCCCGtccactcccacccctccactcccaccatcCCTCCACTCCCGCcatccctccactcccaccacccctccactcccacccctccactcccacccctccactcccaccatccctccactcccaccatccctccactcccaccacccctccactcccacccctccactcccacccctccactcccaccatccctccactcccaccacccctccactcccacccctccgttcccaccacccctccactcccaccatccctccactcccaccacccctccactctcacccctccactcccaccatccctccactcccaccacccctccactcccacccctccactcccaccatccctccactcccaccacccctccactcccacccctccactcccaccatccctccactcccaccacccctcccctcccaccacccctccactcccaccatccctccactcccacccctccactcccaccatccctccactcccaccacccctcccctcccaacCCCTCCacacccacccctccactcccacccctccactcccacgccaccactcccacccctccactcccacccctccactcccacccctgctctcccacccctccactcccaccattCCCCCTTCTCGTGAACGCTCAGTCTGCTAGTCTCAATTTCCGTTTTCAGGTTTTACCAACTCCCTGGGGTTTGTTTCCGGTATAATTGGCCAGTCTACGGGCGCGGGAAGGGCTCTGTCTACAGTTGCCACGCTTGTCGAGAAGACCGCCAAAGTCGCCAAGGTCCTGAGTGCCGGTTTTGGAGTATTTGCTGCAGCTTTCAGTATCATCTCTACCTTTTCGAGACCGACACCTAACGACATCTTAAAAAGGGTGAGAACATTTAGCCTCGCTCTGTAGTTTACAGAAtagaataaacaaagaaaatgatCTCAAGCATTTCGCGGTAGAAGGAATGTGATAGAGCgtgcaaacaaaatattactGGGTCCAGAACGGTACCTGCAAATCGTTTCTTTTgttaatttttcatttttcgttCTTGAAAATGAGGTTTTATTAAGTTTGCAAATTAGATACAAGGTCTCTAAGGGACTATTTTCAAACAGGTTGACAAGGCTTTCGAGAAGCTTACAGACGACATGAACAATCGGCTGAAAAAGATGGAGGGATACGTGGACGGAAAAATTATCCAGCTGGAACAACGACATGTCAATAACGAGTTTGCTGCTCTGAAGGTAGGAGCTCTTGACCTATTCTATATAATGCAATTCATACTTTCTAGCACCTGAGCGTAGCCTAAAGGCTAGAGGGGTTCTTGGCTGCCTCATCTAATCCCCTATTTTCAGCTCAACACTAGAAGCGACAGAACAGAAACCTTTCTTTCAGATATCCCGAGATAACCCGGGAAAGGGTAAGGCCCATGAATGTTGCAATTAAATGAAATCCTTTTGTTGGGACACTTGGTTTATTGGACTTTGTATTATGTGACTCGATATCTTTTTGCTATTTACTGAGCTCCGTCTGCCCTCCTATCCGATGCTATAGGGTTTAAGGCTTTTTCAGCATCTGGAAATTTTAAGACATTGAATTAGGAATGATAAGAGCATTGTGAAGTTCATGTCAATCGAACAATATTCTTTTTGTATCCTTTTATTGACTTCCCCCCCTGCAAAtttttctcttctctcccgcccctaccccctccctctctaGTAGCCTTGTTCCGCCTCGTCCTCGCGCCTGATTATGCCCTTGGTTCCTGTGGATAGTTATAAACTAAAGGCACGCAATCCTTGGAATAGCAAGGGATGCACAATAGCGAGTGTCACACACTAGCTTATAACGATAACATGATATGTTGATTTCAGAGGTTTCTTAAAAACTGCATGCACGAGACCACTGAGTCCGCAGTACGAAGGTGCCAGAGGAACTCCGTTATGGATATTGACGCGGCGTGGCCTAAATTTCAAAGGTTGAAAAGCCAGTTCAGCATAAACTCAAAGAAGATCTCAATGAATGATATCAAAAGGCTGGAGGCCGCATTGATTCCGTTCAGAGACTTCGCAAGTCTGCATCTCTTTGTTCTCCAATTGCTGATCAACTCGTACAAAAAAGATCATGATACCAGGGTAATTATCAACGGTGGTGGGGGTTGATATCGTATGCCACCTACATGGCATTATCTCCAAAGCCCGATTGTCTAATGATGTTATTATGATGACGCTTTGTTGCACCCCTTTGGCACTTTCCATTCCATTCCATTTTGGTTTGTCTTAAGATGTTTATGGATTTTTAAGTTATTGAATTTATGGGCGACGTTATTGTGGTTGGCtagcatgattttttttaataatcatgGGCAACAACCCGTCACATTTGTGGTTTGGTATCTATTATGAACGAGGTGTTCTTGCATTAatggttgttattatacaTTTAGGGTTGATACGAAGGCAATGATCCTTGGAGGAGAGGGGGCCATAGCATGAACCCGTGACGCTAATTTACTAATAGGATTTCGACGATATTGTGTGCACGACGTCTTGAACTTTCTTATGggcagttttattttttttatttaattgaatgtttttttagtattaCATATATATGGCATAAAAATATTGAAGAAAATCCATCTGATATATTTCTTTGTAGTATATACTTATCTTTATCTAAATTATGCTTTCTCTCAACAGGAGAAAAATGACCGTCTAAAGCTTTACATGAACACGCTGAATGACCGAGGAATGCTCTACAGCAAGTACGCGAGATGGGCTTACGAACGGATCTACTATGAGCAGGTACGGGGGAgaacaggggaggggaggatccTAACATACGCCTGGCGCAATATCTCGCTACTTAGTGATTCGGTTGTTAGGCGCGTGAGCGATCATCCGGGAACTTCATGCCTTGCCTAAATTCTTTCCATTTCACaaacatacatacatacatacataaactttatttaagtgTCAAAAAGTGTTTAGCTACAAAAGCTAATTGTGgacactataaaaaaaaaataatcagataattagtaaataatatgatttagaatctaatctagctatatttaaaatattaaaaatattatagaaaactatACGTATTATACATAttgatataatatattatatacacACAAACACTATATAGACGAACTATCACAGGCgtagatacaagtaaacaGACATGTGTATACAAATAGACACAAGAACaaccaaacaaacaaacaagcaacatataaataaataacaaagcaaattaatataaaaatatgttaCAAGGGTGGTGCACACTCCTCATGTGCCCGACCGCCAGACAGCACACGGGACCACCCCACGCGCCCACCCCACTAGGATGAGCATGCGATGAAGTCACATGCGCCATCCAGCAGGCCAAGCACATCAAGAGTGCGCACTCCCGTCCTAAAAGCCTGTAGGCTGGTCTTATTACGAAGTTCCTGACTTATTTTACCCCAAATATAGGGGACTAGAAACTTTATGCTGTGTCTACCATATGTGATTGTATTAAATCTTGGAGCAGGAAAATCGCTCCTCAAGTTGTAACTCCTGTCTTGCTGAAAAAATATACTTTGAATATGCTCAGGAGCTAGGGAATTTCTAACTTTGTACATTAATATAAGAATGTCTTGTAATCTTCTATTCTCTAAGCTTGACAATCGCCCTCTCTTTAAAAGTTCAGCATAAGTGTCAGTTCTGTTATTAAATATTGCGCGTAGAGCCCTCTCTTGAACTCTCTCTAACTTTCTAGCATCAGCGGCTTTACAAAAGTGCCATACCGTGTGACAATATGTGAGATTGGGTAAAATTGCTGATTTATAAAGTTGTAATTTGGCGTCTACTGGGATTAG
The DNA window shown above is from Nematostella vectensis chromosome 15, jaNemVect1.1, whole genome shotgun sequence and carries:
- the LOC116613947 gene encoding uncharacterized protein LOC116613947 — translated: MRPSTLRLEGLALALIVLGSLTRETAGRKKKFDVRRDDTGTCKYEGYKPGGGIPNIKPIQSPVCQGFTNSLGFVSGIIGQSTGAGRALSTVATLVEKTAKVAKVLSAGFGVFAAAFSIISTFSRPTPNDILKRVDKAFEKLTDDMNNRLKKMEGYVDGKIIQLEQRHVNNEFAALKRFLKNCMHETTESAVRRCQRNSVMDIDAAWPKFQRLKSQFSINSKKISMNDIKRLEAALIPFRDFASLHLFVLQLLINSYKKDHDTREKNDRLKLYMNTLNDRGMLYSKYARWAYERIYYEQVGKHYYRSRPKNEYIMDKNVYRLYEGAFWLNKGANTENQISVKPNCAKGDEHAPINTCKYKFHMRVDGKVLGRYPDRWAPASDGDSALRYFAREDAQYTCRKYLGSLEKDLKTYWKTELISVADIWEKMAEKAKNEISKVDKGAFKIAGSGSSVEGVLSGHLGGKPLSCEVTCNLTTKVQNDAVLLDTKQHPKDVSEDKEEKNDEDQPETEESEQPDADEDKPEMDEVYKPQDEISQLMTSPKLDESAIIGKPLSCDVVCNH